The Streptomyces sp. NBC_01268 genome segment AGGACTTCCGGCCCGAGATCATCATGGTCACGCCCTCGTACATGCTCACCCTGCTCGACGAGTTCGAGCGCCAGGGGATCGACCCGCGGAGCACCTCGCTCCAGGTCGGGGTCTTCGGCGCGGAGCCCTGGACCGAGGAGATGCGCCGGGAGATCGAGGAGCGCTTCGCCCTCGACGCCGTGGACATCTACGGGCTCTCGGAGGTGATGGGCCCCGGCGTCGCACAGGAGTGCGTGGAGACCAAGGACGGCCTCCACATCTGGGAGGACCACTTCCTCCCCGAGGTCGTCGACCCGATCACCGGCGAGGTGCTGCCGGACGGGGAGGAGGGCGAGCTGGTCTTCACCTCCCTGACCAAGGAGGCGATGCCGGTGATCCGCTACCGCACCCGCGACCTCACCCGGCTGCTGCCGGGCACCGCGCGGGTCTTCCGGCGGATGGAGAAGATCACCGGCCGCAGCGACGACATGGTGATCCTGCGCGGGGTGAACCTCTTCCCCACCCAGATCGAGGAGATCGTCCTGCGCACCCCCTCCGTCGCCCCCCACTTCCAGCTCCGGCTCACCCGCGAGGGCCGCCTCGACGCCCTGACCGTACGGGCCGAGGCACGCGCCGGGGCCACCCCCGAGCAGCGCCGGGAGGCGGCCCGCGCCATCGCGGCGGCGGTGAAGGACGGGATCGGGGTCTCGGTGGGCGTGGAGGTGGTCGATCCGGAGACGCTGGAGCGCTCGGTGGGGAAGATCAAGCGGATCGTGGACCTCCGGGACGGCGCGTAGCCTGGAGGGAGGAGGTGGTTGCGATGCTGGCGGAGTCCCCCATAGCGGCGATCATTCCGGTCAACGACATGGTCCGCGCGAAGCGC includes the following:
- the paaK gene encoding phenylacetate--CoA ligase PaaK; this translates as MSELLDAGERLGRDELEALQLERLRATLRHAYDNVAFYRQAFDEAGVRPEDCRGLADLARFPFTAKADLRAHYPFGMFAVDQSRIRRIHASSGTTGRPTVVGYTERDLDTWADVVARSLRAAGARPGHKVHVAYGYGLFTGGLGAHYGAERLGCTVIPASGGMTARQVQLIQDFRPEIIMVTPSYMLTLLDEFERQGIDPRSTSLQVGVFGAEPWTEEMRREIEERFALDAVDIYGLSEVMGPGVAQECVETKDGLHIWEDHFLPEVVDPITGEVLPDGEEGELVFTSLTKEAMPVIRYRTRDLTRLLPGTARVFRRMEKITGRSDDMVILRGVNLFPTQIEEIVLRTPSVAPHFQLRLTREGRLDALTVRAEARAGATPEQRREAARAIAAAVKDGIGVSVGVEVVDPETLERSVGKIKRIVDLRDGA